A DNA window from Streptomyces parvus contains the following coding sequences:
- a CDS encoding sporulation protein — protein sequence MGFKRLLASMGAGGASVETELTEVNVVPGGVVQGEVRIQGGSVAQQIEGLNVGLQARVEVEGGDQETKQDIEFTKLNLGGAFEVQAGAVHVVPFGLEIPWETPITMFGGQQLRGMNIGVTTELEIARALDSGDLDPINVHPLPAQEAILNAFRQLGFGFRSADMERGHIRGTRQRLPFYQEIEFVPPAQYRGLNQVELTFVADDREMDVVLEMDKKPGLFSEGSDSYRAFKVGLHDYQQTDWAAYLNQWLAQVGGQRNWL from the coding sequence ATGGGCTTCAAGCGGCTGCTCGCGAGCATGGGTGCCGGCGGTGCCTCGGTGGAGACCGAGCTCACCGAGGTGAATGTCGTCCCTGGTGGGGTCGTCCAGGGCGAGGTGCGGATCCAGGGCGGTTCGGTCGCCCAGCAGATCGAGGGGCTCAACGTCGGGCTCCAGGCACGGGTCGAGGTGGAGGGCGGGGACCAGGAGACCAAGCAGGACATCGAGTTCACCAAGCTGAACCTCGGCGGCGCCTTCGAGGTCCAGGCGGGCGCGGTGCACGTGGTGCCGTTCGGTCTGGAGATCCCGTGGGAGACGCCGATCACGATGTTCGGCGGCCAGCAGCTGCGCGGGATGAACATCGGAGTGACCACCGAGCTGGAGATCGCCCGGGCGCTGGACTCCGGTGACCTGGACCCGATCAACGTGCACCCGCTGCCGGCACAGGAGGCCATCCTCAACGCCTTCCGGCAGCTGGGCTTCGGCTTCCGCAGCGCGGACATGGAGCGCGGGCACATCCGCGGGACGCGTCAGCGGCTGCCGTTCTACCAGGAGATCGAGTTCGTCCCGCCGGCGCAGTACCGCGGGCTGAACCAGGTGGAGCTGACCTTCGTCGCCGACGACCGTGAGATGGACGTCGTCCTGGAGATGGACAAGAAGCCGGGGCTGTTCAGCGAAGGCAGCGACTCCTACCGCGCCTTCAAGGTGGGGCTGCACGACTACCAGCAGACCGACTGGGCGGCGTACCTCAACCAGTGGCTCGCCCAGGTCGGCGGTCAGCGCAACTGGCTCTAG
- a CDS encoding IS481 family transposase — MSHRNARLTVHGRRILVDRVLGGRPVAHVAAEMGISRPTAHKWIRRWRAEGDSGLADRSSRPHRTPHRTPRAVEARVCDLRRTRKLGPARIGPVLGLPASTVHRILTRHSLNRLSWIDRPTGTLIRRYERDRPGELIHIDVKKLGRIPDGGGHRTLGRQAGRATRSNMGFDYIHSAVDDHSRLAYSEIHPDEKVATCAGFLTRAAAFFHRQGIPRIERVLTDNAWAYRKGLAWRNALADLGATGKLTRAYRPQTNGKVERFNRTLLDEWAYIRPYTANTERAEALADFLHTYNHHRSHTALGGHPPITRVNNPAGQYT, encoded by the coding sequence GTGTCCCACCGTAATGCCCGGCTGACCGTTCACGGCAGGCGAATCCTGGTCGATCGCGTCCTCGGTGGGCGGCCAGTTGCCCATGTGGCGGCCGAAATGGGCATATCCAGGCCTACCGCCCACAAGTGGATCCGCCGTTGGCGCGCGGAGGGTGACTCGGGCCTGGCCGACCGCTCCAGCAGGCCCCATCGCACACCGCACCGCACCCCACGGGCCGTCGAGGCTCGCGTCTGCGACCTCCGCAGGACCCGCAAGCTCGGCCCCGCCCGCATCGGCCCGGTCCTGGGCCTGCCCGCCTCGACCGTGCACCGGATCCTGACCCGCCACAGTCTGAACCGGCTGTCCTGGATCGACCGTCCGACCGGCACCCTGATCCGCCGCTACGAACGCGACCGGCCCGGCGAGCTGATCCACATCGACGTGAAGAAGCTCGGCCGGATCCCCGACGGCGGCGGTCACAGGACCCTGGGCCGCCAGGCCGGCCGCGCCACCCGCAGCAACATGGGCTTCGACTACATCCACTCTGCCGTCGACGACCATTCCCGCCTGGCCTACAGCGAGATCCACCCCGACGAGAAGGTCGCGACCTGCGCGGGCTTCCTCACCCGCGCAGCCGCCTTCTTCCACCGCCAGGGCATCCCCCGCATCGAGCGGGTCCTGACGGACAACGCCTGGGCCTACCGCAAGGGCCTGGCCTGGAGGAACGCCCTCGCGGACCTCGGCGCCACAGGCAAGCTGACCCGGGCCTACCGGCCCCAGACCAACGGCAAGGTCGAACGCTTCAACCGCACCCTGCTCGACGAATGGGCCTACATCCGGCCCTACACCGCCAACACCGAGCGGGCCGAAGCCCTGGCAGACTTCCTCCACACCTACAACCACCACCGCAGCCACACCGCACTCGGCGGCCACCCACCCATCACCCGTGTCAACAACCCTGCGGGTCAATACACCTAG
- a CDS encoding YbhB/YbcL family Raf kinase inhibitor-like protein has protein sequence MTESNRAPLPHDFHPEVPAFTVVSDDLAPGAVLGDAQVLAAGNTSPQLRWEGFPEGTKSFAVTCFDPDAPTGSGFWHWVLFDLPVSVTELPAGAGSGEFKGLPEGAVQARNDYGSKEFGGAAPPAGENHRYVFTVYAVDTEKLGIDSDSSPAVVGFNLRFHTLGRAHLIGEYQAPADD, from the coding sequence GTGACCGAGTCGAACAGGGCCCCGCTGCCGCATGACTTCCATCCGGAGGTGCCGGCGTTCACCGTGGTGAGCGACGACCTCGCGCCGGGAGCCGTGCTGGGCGACGCTCAGGTGCTTGCGGCCGGGAACACTTCGCCGCAGCTGCGGTGGGAGGGGTTCCCCGAGGGGACCAAGAGCTTCGCCGTGACGTGTTTCGACCCGGACGCGCCGACGGGCAGCGGGTTCTGGCACTGGGTGCTCTTCGACCTCCCGGTCTCGGTGACCGAGTTGCCCGCCGGTGCGGGCAGCGGGGAGTTCAAGGGGCTGCCGGAGGGCGCCGTTCAGGCGCGTAACGACTACGGGTCGAAGGAGTTCGGCGGCGCCGCGCCGCCGGCCGGCGAGAATCACCGGTATGTGTTCACCGTGTACGCGGTGGACACCGAGAAGCTCGGGATCGACAGTGATTCCTCGCCCGCGGTGGTCGGGTTCAACCTCCGGTTCCACACGCTCGGGCGTGCGCATCTGATCGGTGAGTACCAGGCTCCCGCCGACGATTAG
- a CDS encoding HNH endonuclease, giving the protein MRDTLVLNASFEPLSTVTLNRAVVLILTDKAVVEQSHPELRMRGAAVDIPAPRVIRLCRYVRVPFRRQAPWSRRGVLIRDQHRCAYCGRRASTVDHVVPRAQGGQDTWLNTVASCAEDNHRKAARTPEQAGMPLLKQPFVPSPAEAMLLAMGAGDRAELPEWLDRAAAAA; this is encoded by the coding sequence ATGCGTGACACGCTGGTTCTCAACGCGAGCTTCGAGCCGCTGTCGACAGTGACGCTCAACCGTGCGGTGGTCCTGATCCTGACGGACAAGGCCGTCGTCGAGCAGTCGCATCCCGAGCTCCGTATGCGTGGTGCCGCCGTGGACATTCCGGCGCCCCGGGTGATCAGGCTCTGCCGGTACGTGCGGGTGCCGTTCCGAAGACAGGCCCCGTGGTCCAGAAGGGGCGTGCTCATACGGGACCAGCACCGGTGCGCGTACTGCGGGCGGCGGGCGTCCACCGTCGACCATGTGGTGCCGCGTGCCCAGGGCGGGCAGGACACCTGGCTGAACACGGTGGCCTCCTGCGCCGAGGACAACCACCGCAAGGCGGCCCGGACGCCCGAGCAGGCGGGGATGCCGCTCCTGAAGCAGCCGTTCGTCCCCTCCCCCGCCGAGGCGATGCTGCTGGCGATGGGGGCCGGTGACCGGGCGGAGCTGCCCGAGTGGCTGGACCGGGCGGCCGCGGCGGCGTAG
- a CDS encoding sulfite exporter TauE/SafE family protein, whose translation MSIWEILAVFAAGVGAGTINTIVGSGTLITFPVLLATGLPPVTATVSNALGLIPGSISGAIGYRKELAGQRRRIVKLGIGAAIGGLTGATLLLALPSTAFETIVPVLVAMALVLVILQPRISKAVQRRREHTGTVARTDGGPLLFSGLMLASVYGGYFTAAQGIIYLSLMGMLLDDTLQRLNAVKNVLAAIVNSIAALFFLFVAHFDWTAVVLIAVGSAIGGQIGAKVGRRLSPTVLRALIVAVGTMAIVQLLLR comes from the coding sequence TTGTCCATCTGGGAAATACTCGCCGTCTTCGCGGCCGGAGTCGGAGCGGGCACGATCAACACGATCGTCGGCTCGGGCACCCTGATCACCTTCCCCGTCCTCCTCGCCACCGGCCTCCCCCCGGTCACGGCGACGGTCTCCAACGCGCTCGGCCTCATCCCCGGCTCCATCAGCGGAGCCATCGGCTACCGCAAGGAACTGGCCGGCCAGCGCCGCCGGATCGTCAAACTGGGCATCGGAGCCGCCATCGGCGGCCTCACCGGAGCCACGCTCCTGCTCGCCCTGCCCTCCACGGCCTTCGAGACGATCGTCCCGGTCCTGGTCGCCATGGCGCTCGTCCTCGTCATCCTGCAACCACGCATCAGCAAAGCCGTGCAGCGCCGCCGCGAACACACCGGCACCGTGGCCCGTACCGACGGCGGCCCGCTCCTGTTCAGCGGCCTCATGCTCGCCAGCGTCTACGGCGGCTACTTCACCGCCGCCCAGGGGATCATCTACCTCTCCCTCATGGGCATGCTGCTCGACGACACCCTGCAGCGCCTCAACGCCGTCAAGAACGTCCTGGCCGCCATCGTCAACAGCATCGCGGCGCTGTTCTTCCTCTTCGTCGCCCACTTCGACTGGACGGCCGTCGTCCTCATCGCGGTCGGCTCGGCCATCGGCGGCCAGATAGGCGCCAAGGTCGGCCGTCGACTGAGCCCCACCGTCCTGCGCGCCCTCATCGTGGCCGTCGGAACGATGGCCATCGTCCAGTTGCTGCTCCGCTGA
- a CDS encoding SPFH domain-containing protein — translation MQPIIIVLIILVVLVFIALIKTIQVIPQASAAIVERFGRYTRTLNAGLNIVVPFIDSIRNRIDLREQVVPFPPQPVITQDNLVVNIDTVIYYQVTDARAATYEVASYIQAIEQLTVTTLRNIIGGMDLERTLTSREEINAALRGVLDEATGKWGIRVNRVELKAIEPPTSIQDSMEKQMRADRDKRAAILTAEGIRQSQILTAEGEKQSAILRAEGEAKAAALRAEGEAQAVRTVFEAIHAGDPDQKLLSYQYLQMLPKIAEGDANKLWIVPSEIGDALKGLSGAFGNLGGGVPGFNTGGDGGNGGNGGGAKGGIPAPAVERREEPPVS, via the coding sequence ATGCAACCGATCATCATCGTTCTGATCATTCTGGTGGTGCTCGTCTTCATCGCCCTGATCAAGACGATTCAGGTCATCCCGCAGGCCAGCGCCGCCATCGTCGAGCGATTCGGCCGCTACACCCGCACCCTGAACGCGGGCCTGAACATCGTCGTCCCGTTCATCGACTCGATCCGCAACCGGATCGACCTCCGTGAACAGGTCGTGCCCTTCCCGCCGCAGCCGGTGATCACCCAGGACAACCTGGTCGTCAACATCGACACCGTCATCTACTACCAGGTGACCGACGCCCGCGCCGCGACCTACGAAGTGGCCAGCTACATCCAGGCGATCGAGCAGCTCACCGTCACCACCCTCCGCAACATCATCGGCGGCATGGACCTGGAGCGGACCCTCACCTCCCGCGAGGAGATCAACGCGGCCCTGCGCGGCGTCCTCGACGAGGCGACCGGCAAGTGGGGCATCCGCGTCAACCGCGTCGAACTCAAGGCGATCGAGCCGCCGACCTCCATCCAGGACTCGATGGAGAAGCAGATGCGCGCCGACCGCGACAAGCGCGCCGCGATCCTCACTGCCGAGGGCATCCGGCAGTCCCAGATCCTCACCGCCGAGGGTGAGAAGCAGTCCGCGATCCTGCGCGCCGAGGGTGAGGCCAAGGCCGCCGCCCTGCGCGCCGAGGGCGAAGCCCAGGCCGTCCGCACGGTCTTCGAGGCCATCCACGCCGGGGACCCGGACCAGAAGCTGCTCTCGTACCAGTACCTCCAGATGCTCCCGAAGATCGCCGAGGGCGACGCCAACAAGCTCTGGATCGTGCCCAGCGAGATCGGCGACGCCCTCAAGGGCCTCAGCGGAGCCTTCGGCAACCTCGGCGGCGGCGTACCCGGCTTCAACACCGGCGGCGACGGCGGAAACGGCGGGAACGGCGGTGGAGCCAAGGGCGGCATCCCGGCCCCTGCGGTGGAACGACGCGAGGAACCCCCGGTCTCCTGA
- a CDS encoding NfeD family protein, which produces MDIDAWVWWLIGAVGLGIPLVLTAMPEFGMFAVGAVAASAVAALGGGIVAQVLVFVLVSVALIAVVRPIAARHRAGQTGQASGIEALKGRQAAVLERVSADGGRIKLAGEVWSARSYDAEQVFEPGTQVDVIDIDGATAVVM; this is translated from the coding sequence GTGGACATCGACGCATGGGTGTGGTGGCTGATCGGCGCGGTGGGACTGGGCATCCCCCTCGTCCTGACCGCGATGCCCGAATTCGGCATGTTCGCCGTCGGGGCTGTGGCCGCATCGGCCGTCGCGGCCCTGGGCGGCGGAATCGTCGCCCAGGTCCTGGTCTTCGTCCTGGTCTCGGTCGCGCTGATCGCCGTCGTGCGCCCGATCGCCGCCAGACACCGGGCCGGACAGACCGGACAGGCCAGCGGCATCGAGGCCCTGAAAGGCCGTCAGGCAGCCGTGCTGGAACGGGTGTCGGCCGACGGGGGCCGCATCAAGCTCGCCGGCGAGGTCTGGTCGGCCCGTTCCTACGACGCCGAGCAGGTCTTCGAGCCAGGCACTCAGGTCGATGTCATCGACATCGACGGAGCGACGGCCGTCGTCATGTGA
- a CDS encoding ABC transporter ATP-binding protein, with protein sequence MSDVLELVDVSVVRDGRALVEDVSWSVKEGERWVILGPNGAGKTTLLNLASSYLFPSKGTATVLGEELGGVGTDVFELRPRIGMAGVAMADKLPKRQTVLQTVLTAAYGMTATWHENYEAVDEERARAFLDRLGMTEYLDRKFGTLSEGERKRTLIARAMMTDPELLLLDEPAAGLDLGGREDLVRRLGRLARDPYAPSMIMVTHHVEEIAPGFTHVLMIRQGKILAAGPMETELSSRNLSLCFGLPLIVEHTGDRYTAHGLPLS encoded by the coding sequence ATGAGCGATGTACTGGAGCTGGTGGACGTATCCGTGGTCCGCGACGGACGCGCTCTGGTGGAAGACGTCTCCTGGTCGGTCAAGGAGGGGGAGCGCTGGGTCATCCTGGGCCCCAACGGCGCCGGCAAGACGACCCTCCTCAACCTCGCGTCCAGCTACCTCTTCCCGAGCAAGGGAACGGCCACCGTCCTCGGCGAGGAGCTGGGCGGCGTCGGCACCGACGTCTTCGAACTCCGCCCCCGCATCGGCATGGCGGGCGTCGCGATGGCCGACAAGCTGCCCAAGCGCCAGACCGTGCTGCAGACGGTCCTCACCGCCGCGTACGGCATGACCGCCACCTGGCACGAGAACTACGAGGCCGTCGACGAGGAGCGCGCCCGCGCCTTCCTCGACCGCCTCGGCATGACCGAGTACCTGGACCGCAAGTTCGGCACGCTCTCCGAAGGAGAGCGCAAGCGCACGCTCATCGCCCGCGCCATGATGACCGACCCCGAGCTGCTGCTCCTCGACGAGCCCGCCGCCGGGCTCGACCTCGGCGGGCGCGAGGACCTCGTCCGCCGCCTCGGCCGCCTCGCCCGCGACCCGTACGCCCCCTCCATGATCATGGTCACCCACCATGTCGAGGAGATCGCACCCGGGTTCACCCACGTCCTGATGATCCGCCAGGGCAAGATCCTCGCGGCCGGTCCCATGGAGACCGAGCTCAGCTCCCGCAACCTCTCCCTCTGCTTCGGCCTGCCGCTCATCGTCGAGCACACCGGCGACCGCTACACCGCCCACGGCCTCCCGCTCTCCTGA
- a CDS encoding chaplin family protein — MKNLKKAAAVTMIAGGLIAAGAGAASATGHSGADAHGVATNSPGVASGNLVQVPVAVPVNVVGNTVNVVGLLNPAFGNLGLNH, encoded by the coding sequence GTGAAGAATTTGAAGAAGGCCGCCGCCGTCACGATGATCGCGGGCGGGCTCATCGCCGCCGGCGCCGGTGCCGCCTCCGCCACCGGCCACAGCGGTGCCGACGCCCACGGCGTGGCCACCAACTCCCCGGGCGTCGCCAGCGGCAACCTCGTGCAGGTCCCGGTCGCCGTCCCGGTGAACGTGGTCGGCAACACGGTCAACGTCGTGGGCCTACTCAACCCGGCCTTCGGCAACCTGGGCCTGAACCACTGA
- a CDS encoding response regulator transcription factor yields MADKIIRVLLVDDHQVVRRGLRTFLEIQEDIEVVGEASDGAEGVARTEELRPDVVLMDIKMPGTDGIEALRRLRELDNPAKILIVTSFTEQRTVVPALRAGASGYVYKDVDPDALAGAIRSVHAGHVLLQPEVAGALLAQEDAGTGTGRGNTLTEREREVLGLIADGRSNREIARALVLSEKTVKTHVSNILMKLDLADRTQAALWAVRHGAVG; encoded by the coding sequence GTGGCTGACAAGATCATCAGGGTGCTGCTGGTCGACGACCATCAGGTGGTCCGCCGCGGACTGCGCACCTTCCTGGAGATCCAGGAGGACATAGAGGTCGTCGGCGAGGCGTCCGACGGCGCGGAGGGCGTGGCCCGGACCGAGGAGCTGCGCCCCGACGTCGTGCTGATGGACATCAAGATGCCCGGCACCGACGGCATCGAGGCGCTGCGCCGCCTGCGCGAGCTCGACAACCCGGCCAAGATCCTCATCGTCACCAGCTTCACCGAACAGCGCACCGTGGTCCCCGCCCTGCGCGCCGGAGCCTCCGGTTACGTCTACAAGGACGTCGACCCGGACGCCCTGGCCGGCGCCATCCGCTCCGTCCACGCCGGACACGTCCTGCTCCAGCCCGAGGTCGCCGGCGCCCTCCTCGCCCAGGAGGACGCGGGCACCGGCACGGGCCGGGGAAACACGCTCACCGAGCGGGAACGCGAGGTCCTCGGCCTCATCGCGGACGGCCGTTCGAACCGGGAGATCGCCCGGGCGCTCGTCCTTTCGGAGAAGACGGTCAAGACGCATGTCTCGAACATCCTGATGAAGCTCGACCTGGCCGACCGCACCCAGGCGGCGCTGTGGGCGGTACGCCACGGAGCGGTGGGCTGA
- a CDS encoding GAF domain-containing sensor histidine kinase, translating to MSDRPPSGLAAVSAALLAMSRHLEVGDVLKTIVASARELLDAQYAALGVPDDHGGFAQFVVDGVSDEQWKAIGPLPRQHGILAAMLHQAKPERLADVREDPRFEGWPDAHPDMSDFLGLPITDGDEIIGALFLANKMCPKPEGGCGFTAEDEELLSILAQHAAIALTNARLYERSRELTIAEERSRLAHELHDAVSQKLFSLRLTAQAAAALVDRDPVRAKGELQQVAVLAAEAVDELRAAVVELRPAALDEDGLIATLRTQIQVLDRAHAADVAFESCGVRALPAAQEEALLRVAQEALHNALRHSGAERVSVTLARRGSATVLRVTDDGRGFDPTAVRRAGRHLGLVSMRHRASSVGGRLTVASEPGKGATIEMEVPGG from the coding sequence ATGAGTGATCGCCCACCGTCGGGCCTCGCCGCGGTGAGTGCCGCGCTGCTCGCCATGAGCCGGCACCTCGAAGTGGGCGACGTCCTGAAGACGATCGTCGCCTCCGCCCGCGAGCTGCTCGACGCCCAGTACGCGGCCCTCGGCGTCCCGGACGACCACGGCGGCTTCGCCCAGTTCGTGGTCGACGGCGTCAGCGACGAACAGTGGAAGGCCATCGGCCCGCTGCCCCGCCAGCACGGCATCCTGGCCGCGATGCTCCACCAGGCGAAGCCCGAACGCCTCGCCGACGTCCGCGAGGACCCCCGCTTCGAGGGCTGGCCCGACGCCCACCCCGACATGTCCGACTTCCTCGGCCTGCCGATCACGGACGGCGACGAGATCATCGGCGCGCTGTTCCTCGCCAACAAGATGTGCCCCAAGCCCGAGGGCGGCTGCGGCTTCACCGCCGAGGACGAGGAACTGCTCTCGATCCTCGCCCAGCACGCCGCCATCGCCCTCACCAACGCCCGCCTCTACGAACGCAGCCGCGAGCTGACCATCGCCGAGGAGCGCTCCCGCCTCGCCCACGAGCTGCACGACGCGGTCAGCCAGAAGCTGTTCTCGCTCCGCCTCACCGCCCAGGCCGCCGCCGCCCTCGTCGACCGCGACCCCGTCCGCGCCAAGGGCGAGCTCCAGCAGGTCGCCGTCCTCGCCGCCGAAGCCGTCGACGAACTGCGGGCCGCCGTCGTCGAGCTGCGCCCGGCCGCCCTCGACGAGGACGGCCTGATCGCCACCCTCCGCACCCAGATCCAGGTCCTGGACCGGGCGCACGCCGCCGACGTCGCCTTCGAGAGCTGCGGAGTCCGCGCACTGCCCGCCGCCCAGGAGGAAGCGCTGCTCCGGGTCGCCCAGGAAGCCCTCCACAACGCCCTGCGCCACTCCGGGGCGGAGCGCGTGAGCGTCACCCTGGCCCGGCGCGGCAGCGCCACCGTCCTGCGCGTCACCGACGACGGGCGCGGGTTCGACCCCACCGCCGTCCGACGGGCGGGCCGCCACCTCGGCCTCGTCTCCATGCGCCACCGGGCGAGCAGCGTCGGCGGCCGACTCACCGTTGCATCGGAGCCCGGCAAGGGCGCCACGATCGAGATGGAGGTCCCCGGTGGCTGA
- a CDS encoding SDR family oxidoreductase codes for MPVAMITGGSKGLGRALAGALAGEGWDLVLDARTAGVLEETARELRGRYGTRVVAVPGDVTDAAHRADLVAAAGSLGGLDLLVSNASVLGAEPLVRLDALPLEGLRRALETNVVAALGLVQEALPSLRASEAGTVVVISSDAAAEPYPTWGGYGASKAALDQLAAVLGEEEPGLRVWAVDPGDMATDLYAAAVPKDADAARPSPESVVPAFLRLVRERPAGGRYAAWALLEGPAGRDGGAR; via the coding sequence ATGCCGGTCGCGATGATCACGGGTGGTTCGAAGGGGCTGGGGCGGGCGTTGGCGGGGGCCCTGGCCGGGGAGGGCTGGGACCTGGTGCTGGACGCCCGGACCGCCGGGGTGCTGGAGGAGACGGCGCGGGAGCTGCGCGGGCGGTACGGGACGCGGGTGGTGGCGGTGCCGGGGGACGTCACGGACGCGGCGCACCGGGCGGATCTGGTGGCGGCGGCCGGGTCGCTGGGCGGGCTCGACCTGTTGGTGAGCAACGCGAGCGTGCTGGGCGCGGAACCGCTGGTCCGGCTGGACGCGCTGCCGCTGGAGGGGCTCAGGCGGGCGCTGGAGACGAATGTGGTGGCGGCGCTCGGTCTCGTACAGGAGGCGTTGCCGTCGCTGCGGGCCTCGGAGGCGGGGACGGTGGTGGTGATCAGCTCGGACGCGGCGGCGGAGCCCTACCCGACGTGGGGTGGTTACGGGGCGTCGAAGGCGGCGCTGGACCAGCTGGCGGCGGTGCTGGGCGAGGAGGAGCCGGGGTTGCGGGTGTGGGCGGTCGACCCGGGCGACATGGCGACGGACCTGTACGCCGCGGCGGTCCCAAAGGACGCGGACGCGGCGCGGCCGTCGCCGGAGAGCGTGGTGCCCGCGTTCCTGCGACTGGTACGGGAGCGCCCGGCCGGCGGCCGGTACGCGGCTTGGGCCCTGCTGGAGGGGCCGGCGGGGCGGGACGGGGGTGCGCGATGA
- a CDS encoding S-adenosylmethionine:tRNA ribosyltransferase-isomerase — MTARGRNGRGDVALAVPGAGGGPSASPGPAGARTAGAAEATALEALRVPDALSARVPAEQRGAGRDDVRLLVSRGRAVAHHAFRELPEQLRAGDVLVVNTSMTLPAAVNGRVGGERVVVHFSTRGADGRWAVELRAPRGAGVTGPRRGGPAGASVRLPGGRALVLEEPLGPAAGARLWWASVPEGVPELLRRYGRPIRYGYTDRDQPLSAYRTVFAVPSPDGSGSAEMPSAARPFTLPLVAELVRRGVLFAPLSLHTGVASAEAHEPPYPERFAVPAATARLVNAVRAAGRGRVVAVGTTAVRALESAAGADGVVRPAGGWTDLVVTPRRGVRVVDGLLTGLHEPQASHLLMLEAVAGREALRRGYEAALQERYLWHEFGDVHLILADEERNPPDCFSNER; from the coding sequence ATGACCGCGCGGGGGCGGAACGGGCGCGGCGACGTGGCCCTCGCCGTGCCGGGGGCGGGAGGGGGGCCCTCCGCCTCGCCCGGCCCGGCCGGAGCCCGAACAGCCGGCGCGGCGGAGGCCACCGCTCTGGAGGCCCTGCGGGTGCCGGACGCGTTGTCGGCACGGGTGCCGGCCGAGCAGCGCGGGGCGGGGCGTGACGACGTGCGGCTGCTCGTGTCCCGGGGGCGGGCGGTCGCGCACCACGCGTTCCGGGAGCTGCCGGAGCAGTTGCGGGCCGGGGACGTGCTGGTGGTGAACACCTCCATGACGCTGCCCGCCGCGGTGAACGGGCGCGTCGGCGGGGAGCGGGTCGTCGTGCACTTCTCCACGCGGGGTGCGGACGGGCGGTGGGCGGTGGAGCTGCGGGCGCCCAGGGGGGCGGGTGTCACCGGGCCGCGGCGGGGTGGTCCGGCGGGGGCGTCGGTGCGGCTGCCGGGCGGGCGGGCCCTGGTGCTGGAGGAGCCGTTGGGGCCCGCGGCCGGGGCCCGGCTGTGGTGGGCGAGCGTGCCGGAGGGGGTGCCGGAGCTGCTGCGCAGGTACGGGCGGCCCATACGGTACGGGTACACGGATCGGGATCAGCCGCTGTCGGCGTACCGCACGGTGTTCGCGGTGCCCTCCCCGGACGGGAGCGGTTCGGCCGAGATGCCGAGTGCGGCGCGCCCCTTCACGCTCCCGCTGGTGGCGGAGCTGGTGCGCCGGGGTGTGCTGTTCGCCCCGCTGTCCCTGCATACGGGGGTGGCCTCGGCGGAGGCGCACGAGCCGCCGTACCCGGAGCGGTTCGCGGTGCCGGCGGCGACGGCCCGGCTGGTGAACGCCGTCCGGGCGGCGGGCCGCGGGCGGGTGGTCGCGGTGGGGACGACGGCCGTGCGGGCGCTGGAGTCGGCGGCGGGCGCGGACGGGGTGGTGCGGCCAGCCGGGGGATGGACGGACCTCGTGGTGACGCCGCGGCGCGGGGTCCGGGTGGTGGACGGGCTGCTGACCGGGCTGCACGAGCCGCAGGCCTCGCATCTGCTGATGCTGGAGGCGGTGGCGGGGCGCGAGGCGCTGCGACGCGGGTACGAGGCGGCGCTCCAGGAGCGGTACCTCTGGCATGAGTTCGGGGACGTCCATCTCATCCTGGCGGATGAGGAACGTAACCCTCCGGATTGCTTCAGCAACGAGCGGTGA